The Agromyces sp. G08B096 DNA window CTCCGCCCGGGAAGCCGGGCCCGAGCGGCGACCGGCCGACATGCGGGACCGGCAGACCTCGAACGCGCGGTGCGACACGTCGTCCGCTCGGCGCTCGCCTCGGCGCCCGCCGGCACCCGCCCGAGCGCGGCGGGCATCGGCTCGGCCGGCCCCGTCGACGCCCGCGCCGGCTCCGTGTCGCCGATCAACCTGCCCGCGTCTGCGGGCTTCCCGCTGCGCTCCGTCGTCGCCGACGCGGCCGGGCTCGCACTCGAGGAGGTCGAGCTGCAACTCGACGGGCAGTGCATCGCGCTCGCCGAGTATCGGCGGGGAGCGCTCCGGCCGTACCGGTACGCCCTCGGCATGGTCGTCTCCACCGGCGTCGGCGGCGGGCTCGTGCTCGACGGCCGGCTCGTGGGCGGGGCATCCGGCAACGCGGGTCACGTCGGCCAGCTGCTGATCGGCGACGGCGGCGGTGACGTGACCACGGTCGAGGAGATCGCCTCGGGCACCTCGATCGTCGCATGGGCGCGCTCGGCCGGCTGGACGGGTGACGACGGCGCCGACCTCGCGGCCTCCTATGCGGCGGGGCATCCGGTGGCGGTCGCCGCGGTCGAGCGCTGCGGCACCGCGATCGGCCGCGCCGTGCTGTCGGCCGCGGCGCTCGTCGATCTCCAGGGCGTGGCCATCGGTGGCGGGTTCGCCAAGGTCACCCCCGACCTGTTCGCCGTCGTCGAGCGCACGATCCGGCGCGAGTCGCCGCTGCGCTCCATCGAGGTGGCGGTGCACCCGGCCCAGCTCGGCGACGACGCCCCGCTCCTCGGCGCGGCGTGCCTCGTGCTCGCGGCCTGACACGAAAGGGATGCCGCGGGTCTCGCGGCATCCCCCTCGTTCACCCGCTCGCTCGGAGCGCGCGCCCCGGTCAGGGCACGATCTGGATGTTCGACGCGTCCGACACGTTGGTCACGTTCATCTGCTGCAGCGTCGTCGCGGTCGACGTGCTGCCCGGCATCCGGATCGCCTCGAACCGGACGTCGGTAATCGGGGCGCCGGGCACCCCGGTGATCCGCGCCGGCGTCGTGCCGGCGTCGCGGACGCGGATGCGCGTGAGATCGACGTCGGCGACCGGGCCGATGCGCTCGGCGGTGCTGCCCGTCCAGAGCGCCATCCAGGTGCGGTTCTGATCGTTCTCATGCCGGATGCGCTCGATGTCGATGTCCTCGAACTGGATGCTCACCGCCCCGGCCGTGCCGTACTTGTGATGCACCCCGAAGCCCACGGCGGCGTCGTAGATGATGGCGTTCCGGAACGTCACGTTCGTCTGCTGCTGGAACACCCCCTGACCGACCTTCAGCCCGTAGCACCACGTCCAGCTGACGAGATCGTCGAAGGTGACGTTCGCGAGGGGCCGCGGGTCGCCCGGCACCTTGGCGAACAGGTCGATGTGGTTCGCCCAGGTCTTGGTGCTGAACGGGTCGTCGAGTCCGATGCCGATCGCGTTCGTCACGGTCACGCCGGTCGACTCCATCACGTCGATCCCGTCGTTCTCCCCCATGTCGAACCGGTTGAACAACTTGATGTTGCGGAATTGCAGATCGGTCGACCGGGTGGGCATGACCGCCCAGCTGCTCGACTCCCGGAACGTGATGCCGTCGACGACGAAGTCGTCGGTGTAGATCGGCACGAGCAGGTTCACGCCGAGGTTGCCGCGCTGCACCGACGCCATGCCGTCGCCGTCGATGATGCCGCGGCCGGTGATGGAGATGTTCGTCGAGGAGTACCGCGTGGAGAGGAACCAGGTGATGTCCCGCTGCTGCGAGTTCTTCCGCCAGTGCACGTCGTAGTGCTCGCGCTCGCCGGTGTACTTCAGCACCGCGCCCGGCGCGAGGTGGAGCCGGAGGTTCGAGCGGAGATAGAGCGTCCCGAGCGTGTACACGCCGGCCGGGACGAATACGGTGCCCTGCCCGCCGTTCGCCGACCCCCACGCGGCGGCGTCGTTCAGCGCGGTCTGGAAGGCGGCGGTCGAGTACTGCGGTCCGGGGGATGCCCCGTAGGGCTGCGCCGTCACGTTGAAGACACCGGGTCCGGAGGATGCCGGTCGGTCGGTCTCGAGCGGGTCGATCGCGATCACGAGCTCGGACCGGCCGTCGATCTTCACGATGAGGTACTCGTCGCGGGTGACCGTGAAGGTGAGGCTCGGACCCTGCACCGCAGCCGTGAGCCCGAGCTTCAGCGGGCTGATCGAGTACGAGCCGATGTTCGTGTTGTTGAGCTTGCGGATCGAGATCGTCGCCTCGCCGGCGCCCATCGCGAACTGGGCGATGTCGTACCCCGCGTAGTCCTGCACGGGCACGCTCTGTCCGTTCACGGTGAGCACGAAATCGGGCGAGGCCGGGTAGGCCGAGGCGAGCGGGTACACCTCGACGGGGGCCGGTGCGGCGTGCGCCGCAGATGGTGGACCCGCGACCGCGATGATCGCCGCGAGCAGTGTCGCGGCGGCGATGGAGGCCAGGGACTTCAGGAGCCCGGCGGTGTGCGTCATTGCCACTTCCCTTCGGTTCACCGTCGGCGTCGACGGCTGGGTCGCGATCGCTTCAAGCGCCGCGCGATCGCGGGGGACGATCCGTGAATCGATTCACAAGTTGCCCCGTGTTCGAGCGTACGGCGAGCGGGACCGA harbors:
- a CDS encoding glycosyl hydrolase family 28 protein; protein product: MTHTAGLLKSLASIAAATLLAAIIAVAGPPSAAHAAPAPVEVYPLASAYPASPDFVLTVNGQSVPVQDYAGYDIAQFAMGAGEATISIRKLNNTNIGSYSISPLKLGLTAAVQGPSLTFTVTRDEYLIVKIDGRSELVIAIDPLETDRPASSGPGVFNVTAQPYGASPGPQYSTAAFQTALNDAAAWGSANGGQGTVFVPAGVYTLGTLYLRSNLRLHLAPGAVLKYTGEREHYDVHWRKNSQQRDITWFLSTRYSSTNISITGRGIIDGDGMASVQRGNLGVNLLVPIYTDDFVVDGITFRESSSWAVMPTRSTDLQFRNIKLFNRFDMGENDGIDVMESTGVTVTNAIGIGLDDPFSTKTWANHIDLFAKVPGDPRPLANVTFDDLVSWTWCYGLKVGQGVFQQQTNVTFRNAIIYDAAVGFGVHHKYGTAGAVSIQFEDIDIERIRHENDQNRTWMALWTGSTAERIGPVADVDLTRIRVRDAGTTPARITGVPGAPITDVRFEAIRMPGSTSTATTLQQMNVTNVSDASNIQIVP
- a CDS encoding ROK family protein, with product MEPYVLAVDLGGTKVEAALVSTDGLRPGSRARAATGRHAGPADLERAVRHVVRSALASAPAGTRPSAAGIGSAGPVDARAGSVSPINLPASAGFPLRSVVADAAGLALEEVELQLDGQCIALAEYRRGALRPYRYALGMVVSTGVGGGLVLDGRLVGGASGNAGHVGQLLIGDGGGDVTTVEEIASGTSIVAWARSAGWTGDDGADLAASYAAGHPVAVAAVERCGTAIGRAVLSAAALVDLQGVAIGGGFAKVTPDLFAVVERTIRRESPLRSIEVAVHPAQLGDDAPLLGAACLVLAA